In a single window of the Pseudomonas sp. B21-015 genome:
- a CDS encoding tripartite tricarboxylate transporter permease: MDILSSLATGFGAALAPINLMWGFIGCLLGTAIGVLPGIGPALTVALLLPITAKVDPTGALIMFAGIYYGAQFGGSTTSILLNTPGESSSMVTALEGNLMARNGRAGPALATAAIGSFVAGTIATILLTLFAPLVATLALKFGPAEYFAILVLAFTTVSAVLGASMLRGFVSLGIGLTIGMIGLDSTSGIARYTMEVPELVDGIEVVLVAVGLFAVGEALYSVLYQKEETGSRHRLTSLWMTRADWKRSIPAWLRGTLIGFPFGSIPAGGAEIPTFLSYSTERKLSKYPKEFAASKGEGAIEGVAGPEAANNASATGSLVPLLTLGIPTSATAAILLAAFQNYNLQPGPLLFQTSGDLVWTLVASLYIGNAILLVLNLPLVGLWVKLLQIPRPYLNAGILVFATIGVYGMRHSTFDLFLMLGIGWAGVLMRRFDFPVAPVIVGMLLGPMAEKQLRNALSISQGDWMIFVTQPIAASVLVLTLLVLLVPYLLHKRGIKLHEDD; this comes from the coding sequence GTGGACATTCTCTCGAGTCTGGCAACCGGCTTCGGTGCCGCGTTGGCGCCGATCAATCTGATGTGGGGTTTTATCGGCTGTCTGCTGGGCACCGCGATCGGTGTTTTGCCGGGAATCGGACCGGCGCTGACTGTCGCGTTGCTGTTGCCGATTACCGCCAAGGTCGATCCTACCGGGGCGCTGATCATGTTCGCCGGCATCTATTACGGCGCTCAGTTTGGTGGCTCGACCACCTCGATTCTGCTCAACACCCCCGGAGAGTCGTCTTCCATGGTTACGGCCCTGGAAGGCAACCTCATGGCCCGCAACGGGCGCGCAGGCCCGGCCCTGGCGACAGCCGCTATCGGTTCATTTGTCGCCGGCACCATCGCGACGATCTTGCTGACGCTGTTCGCTCCACTCGTTGCCACACTGGCGCTGAAGTTCGGGCCGGCGGAGTATTTCGCGATTCTGGTACTGGCATTCACTACGGTGTCGGCGGTGCTCGGCGCATCGATGCTGCGCGGCTTTGTCTCGTTGGGGATCGGGCTGACCATCGGCATGATCGGCCTGGACTCGACCTCGGGCATTGCCCGCTACACCATGGAGGTGCCCGAGCTGGTCGATGGCATCGAAGTGGTACTCGTCGCGGTCGGGTTGTTTGCCGTCGGTGAAGCCTTGTACAGCGTGCTCTACCAAAAGGAAGAAACGGGCAGCCGACATCGCCTGACCTCGTTGTGGATGACCCGCGCCGACTGGAAACGCTCGATTCCCGCGTGGCTACGGGGCACCTTGATCGGTTTTCCCTTCGGGTCGATTCCGGCCGGTGGCGCGGAGATTCCGACGTTTCTGTCGTACTCGACCGAACGCAAACTCAGCAAGTACCCGAAAGAGTTCGCGGCCAGCAAAGGCGAGGGCGCCATCGAGGGGGTTGCCGGCCCCGAGGCGGCCAACAACGCGAGCGCCACCGGTTCGCTGGTGCCGCTGCTGACCCTGGGCATACCGACCTCCGCCACGGCGGCGATTTTGCTGGCCGCGTTCCAGAACTACAACCTGCAACCGGGGCCGTTGCTGTTCCAGACCTCGGGCGACCTGGTCTGGACGCTGGTGGCTTCGCTGTACATCGGCAACGCTATCCTGCTGGTGCTGAACCTGCCATTGGTGGGCCTGTGGGTCAAACTCCTGCAGATTCCACGACCGTACCTGAACGCCGGGATTCTGGTGTTCGCCACCATCGGCGTGTACGGCATGCGCCACTCAACGTTCGACTTGTTTCTGATGCTGGGCATCGGCTGGGCCGGGGTGTTGATGCGGCGTTTCGACTTCCCCGTCGCCCCGGTGATCGTCGGCATGCTGCTGGGCCCGATGGCGGAAAAACAACTGCGCAACGCCTTGTCCATCAGTCAGGGCGACTGGATGATATTTGTGACACAACCGATTGCGGCGTCGGTTCTGGTGTTGACGTTGTTGGTGCTGCTGGTGCCGTACCTGCTGCATAAACGCGGGATCAAATTGCATGAGGATGATTGA
- a CDS encoding TetR/AcrR family transcriptional regulator, whose protein sequence is MRKLTRNHWIAAGFEALDQIGHIGVSAESLSRRLNVTRGSFYHHFRNREDFVRTLLAAWEEDYTERMLAYAAQGRSAGETLKRYLSIAAEKQPGREVSIRAWSLHDPLVGEFQQRVDARRLDFAIRTCRRLVHMPGEAEVIGQVAHLCLIGGQQAGLRRDAARFNSLLHRAFSLFERALPPWRA, encoded by the coding sequence GTGAGAAAACTAACTCGTAACCATTGGATCGCGGCTGGTTTTGAGGCCCTCGACCAAATAGGGCATATTGGCGTTTCGGCCGAGAGTCTATCGCGCCGATTGAATGTGACCCGCGGATCGTTCTATCACCATTTCCGCAATCGCGAAGACTTTGTCCGCACCTTGCTGGCCGCTTGGGAAGAAGACTACACGGAGCGCATGCTCGCTTATGCGGCGCAGGGTCGTAGCGCGGGCGAAACCTTGAAACGCTACTTGAGTATTGCCGCTGAGAAACAACCTGGGCGGGAAGTTTCCATCCGAGCCTGGTCGCTGCACGATCCGTTGGTAGGCGAGTTCCAGCAGCGTGTTGACGCAAGACGACTGGACTTCGCGATACGGACGTGCCGCCGCTTGGTCCATATGCCAGGTGAAGCAGAAGTGATTGGTCAGGTGGCCCATCTGTGCCTGATTGGTGGTCAACAGGCAGGGCTGCGGCGTGATGCCGCTCGCTTCAACAGTCTCCTGCATCGAGCCTTTTCACTTTTCGAAAGGGCTCTTCCACCGTGGCGGGCCTAA
- a CDS encoding MliC family protein yields MKTVTALFTCLLAASVCAAASTCVKAAPTFKTSFDCAETKASVEKLICRDPQLAQMDIELTRLYRLALTDEHSVPRPDKVMIDQQFWIDARNQCASEPAPKACTIRSYAERAHQLRQGSAIVRTKDPDRLTEGPLAFRCTGLNSLIAATFFTTQPGVVYLKWANTSIVLSQEQSDSGTRYTGKDYQGNYSFWQDGNVVLFQKPGSGQMSCTAEPVG; encoded by the coding sequence ATGAAAACGGTCACGGCCCTTTTCACCTGTCTACTCGCTGCCAGCGTGTGCGCGGCGGCGAGCACCTGTGTCAAGGCTGCGCCAACCTTCAAGACCAGCTTCGATTGTGCCGAGACAAAGGCGTCCGTCGAAAAGCTGATCTGTCGCGATCCGCAACTGGCGCAGATGGATATCGAACTGACGCGTCTTTATCGCCTCGCGCTCACGGATGAGCATTCAGTGCCGCGTCCAGACAAGGTCATGATCGACCAGCAGTTCTGGATCGATGCCCGCAATCAATGTGCCTCCGAGCCTGCGCCCAAGGCGTGCACGATCCGCAGTTATGCCGAGCGCGCGCACCAGCTGCGCCAAGGCTCGGCCATTGTGAGAACCAAGGACCCAGACAGACTCACCGAAGGCCCATTGGCTTTTCGTTGTACAGGGCTTAACTCGCTGATTGCCGCTACCTTCTTTACCACGCAGCCTGGTGTCGTGTACCTGAAATGGGCAAATACCTCGATCGTCCTGAGCCAGGAACAGAGTGATTCGGGAACCCGATACACCGGCAAGGATTACCAGGGGAACTACAGCTTCTGGCAAGACGGCAACGTGGTCCTTTTCCAGAAGCCAGGCTCAGGGCAAATGAGTTGTACGGCCGAGCCGGTCGGCTGA
- the selB gene encoding selenocysteine-specific translation elongation factor, which yields MIVGTAGHIDHGKTSLLQALTGQAGDRRREERERGMTIDLGYIYAALEPGAALTGFIDVPGHERFTHNMLAGAQGIDLVMLVVAADDGVMPQTREHLAIVELLGIPRALIAITKCDRVDPARVQAVREQIEALLAPGPYADAPRIALSSVTGEGIETLRQALLDAQHEVLQRSVSGGFRLAIDRAFSVAGAGIVVTGTALSGLVAVGDTLMLSPLGKPVRVRGLHAQNQAADSATAGQRVALNLSADRLALEQVHRGHWLLAEWLHAPTQRLDIEMTLLASEARSFEHFQPVHVHLGTQDVTGRVALLEGASLAPGEQMFAQLLVSAPMLAVKGDRLILRDQSAQRTLGGGRVLDPFAPARHRRSPERLAQLQALATTTSLEAALPALLANSDTGLDPQRLERQFNRPRETWVLPDDVRLIETRQGPLLFSAVRWEALKAPLLERLARFHQLEPDQMGPDRDRLRRFAGTALDRPTFVSLLDELLASGAIAASGPWLHLPDHQVRLSEDDETLWLQLQPLFEQAGFDPPWVRDLAKATGHEEAAVRLLLRKMARLGLLHQVVRDLFYTDTLVRRLAAMLVQLASDEPVIQVAAFRDAVGLGRKRSIQILEYFDRLGLTRRFGDRRHIRLDNALAQQATD from the coding sequence GTGATTGTCGGCACGGCGGGGCACATCGATCACGGCAAGACCTCCTTGCTCCAGGCACTGACCGGGCAGGCCGGTGACCGTCGTCGGGAAGAACGCGAACGCGGCATGACCATTGACCTCGGCTATATCTACGCGGCGCTGGAGCCGGGCGCCGCCCTGACCGGTTTTATCGACGTACCCGGTCATGAGCGCTTCACCCACAACATGCTGGCCGGGGCTCAGGGCATTGATCTGGTGATGTTGGTGGTGGCGGCCGATGACGGTGTCATGCCCCAGACCCGCGAACACTTGGCGATTGTCGAGTTGCTGGGCATTCCTCGGGCACTGATTGCGATTACCAAATGCGACCGCGTCGATCCTGCTCGTGTGCAAGCCGTCCGGGAACAGATCGAAGCTTTGCTCGCACCGGGACCTTATGCCGACGCGCCGCGAATCGCGCTGTCGAGCGTGACCGGCGAGGGTATCGAGACACTGCGGCAGGCCTTGCTGGATGCGCAACATGAGGTGCTTCAACGCAGCGTCAGTGGCGGCTTTCGTCTGGCGATTGATCGGGCTTTCAGCGTGGCCGGCGCCGGTATCGTGGTGACCGGCACCGCGTTGTCCGGCCTGGTGGCCGTGGGCGATACGCTGATGTTGAGCCCGCTGGGCAAACCCGTACGGGTGCGAGGCCTGCATGCGCAAAATCAGGCAGCCGACAGCGCCACGGCCGGGCAGCGCGTTGCGCTGAACCTGAGTGCCGACCGTTTAGCCCTGGAGCAGGTTCACCGTGGTCACTGGCTGTTGGCTGAATGGCTGCATGCGCCGACCCAGCGTCTGGATATCGAGATGACCTTGTTGGCCAGCGAGGCGCGAAGCTTCGAGCACTTTCAGCCGGTGCACGTGCACCTCGGTACTCAGGATGTGACCGGGCGCGTGGCGTTGCTGGAGGGCGCCAGCCTGGCACCGGGGGAGCAGATGTTCGCGCAACTGCTGGTGAGCGCGCCGATGCTGGCGGTGAAGGGCGACCGTTTGATCCTGCGCGACCAAAGTGCGCAACGCACCCTTGGCGGTGGCCGGGTACTGGACCCGTTCGCCCCGGCCCGACACCGCCGCAGCCCCGAGCGATTGGCACAGCTACAAGCGCTGGCCACCACGACCAGCCTGGAAGCCGCACTGCCGGCGCTGCTGGCCAACAGCGACACCGGCCTCGATCCGCAGCGTCTGGAGCGCCAGTTCAATCGTCCACGCGAAACCTGGGTGTTGCCCGATGACGTGCGTTTGATCGAGACGCGGCAGGGGCCGTTACTGTTCAGTGCTGTGCGCTGGGAAGCCCTGAAAGCACCGCTGCTGGAGCGCCTCGCACGCTTTCATCAACTCGAGCCGGATCAAATGGGACCGGACAGGGATCGCCTGCGTCGTTTCGCCGGCACCGCGCTGGACCGGCCGACCTTTGTCAGCCTGCTCGACGAATTACTGGCCAGCGGTGCGATTGCCGCCAGCGGCCCATGGCTGCATTTACCCGATCATCAAGTGCGTTTGAGCGAGGACGACGAAACCCTGTGGCTACAGTTGCAGCCGCTGTTCGAACAAGCGGGTTTCGATCCGCCATGGGTGCGTGATCTGGCTAAAGCGACGGGCCATGAAGAGGCCGCCGTGCGCCTGCTGCTGCGCAAGATGGCTCGGTTGGGGCTGCTGCATCAAGTGGTCCGTGACCTGTTTTACACCGACACGCTGGTGCGCCGATTGGCGGCTATGCTGGTGCAACTGGCCAGCGATGAGCCGGTGATTCAGGTCGCCGCGTTTCGCGATGCCGTGGGCCTGGGGCGCAAGCGCAGCATTCAGATTCTTGAGTACTTCGACCGGCTCGGCCTGACCCGACGCTTTGGCGACCGGCGCCACATTCGGCTCGACAATGCACTGGCTCAACAAGCAACAGACTGA
- a CDS encoding tripartite tricarboxylate transporter substrate binding protein, producing the protein MFALARRFSSNLAVLVTAAALASPVFALDTVKFMAPGSVGGGYDQTARVLGKAMVEAKTAKSATFENKGGAGGTLGLAQFANGTKGDANALIVVGAIMVAAIEQNKPQITLKDVTPIARLFTEYNVIAVRDDSPYKTLDDLIKDFKANPSSIKWGGGSKGSIDHIGIAELASKMDVPVNKVNYVAFAGGGEVVAAVLGGHITVITGGYAELAKYVQSKQFRLLAIGAPNRVEGIDAPTLKEAGYDVTIGNWRGVYGAAGLTPEQRKELTEAVLTATKSTVWQENVKTNAWSPSILTGDDFGKFVEEEHGRLRAMLVKVGLL; encoded by the coding sequence ATGTTTGCATTGGCCCGTCGATTCAGCAGCAACCTCGCCGTTTTAGTTACCGCCGCCGCGCTTGCATCACCGGTTTTTGCGCTGGACACCGTCAAGTTCATGGCCCCGGGCTCGGTCGGTGGTGGTTATGACCAGACCGCACGCGTCCTGGGCAAAGCCATGGTCGAGGCGAAAACGGCAAAGTCCGCGACCTTCGAGAACAAGGGCGGCGCCGGTGGCACCTTGGGGTTGGCGCAATTTGCCAACGGCACCAAGGGCGACGCCAATGCCCTGATTGTGGTCGGCGCGATCATGGTCGCGGCCATCGAGCAGAACAAACCGCAAATCACCTTGAAGGACGTGACACCGATCGCACGGCTGTTTACCGAATACAACGTGATCGCCGTACGCGACGACTCCCCGTACAAAACCCTGGATGATTTGATCAAGGACTTCAAAGCCAACCCGTCCAGCATCAAATGGGGCGGTGGCTCCAAGGGGTCGATCGACCACATTGGCATCGCCGAACTGGCGAGCAAAATGGACGTCCCTGTCAACAAGGTGAATTACGTCGCCTTCGCCGGTGGCGGCGAAGTCGTCGCCGCGGTGCTGGGTGGCCACATCACGGTGATCACCGGCGGCTACGCCGAGCTTGCCAAATACGTCCAGTCCAAACAATTCCGTTTACTCGCCATCGGCGCGCCCAACCGCGTTGAAGGCATTGATGCGCCGACCCTCAAAGAGGCTGGCTACGACGTGACGATCGGCAACTGGCGTGGCGTTTACGGCGCAGCGGGCCTGACGCCTGAACAGCGCAAAGAACTGACCGAAGCCGTCCTGACCGCGACCAAAAGTACTGTTTGGCAAGAAAACGTAAAAACCAATGCATGGTCACCGAGCATTCTGACCGGCGATGACTTCGGCAAGTTCGTCGAGGAAGAACATGGGCGCCTGCGGGCGATGCTGGTCAAAGTCGGGCTGCTTTGA
- a CDS encoding sensor domain-containing diguanylate cyclase translates to MKRDLRLATFLIFLVCVSVVLLTAWQIWTARQNTLSDIRTDTLNLTHALNTYTEGTFKQSEVLLLGLTERIEKDGSGPQQLERLSLLIEQEMDALPQLNSVVLYDAQGDWVFSTSKPFLPNSNNADRAFFQHHRDTPDRGIFIGPAILSRATCAWVISVSRRIDHPDGSFAGVIAATISLEHFLKLYRSIHVGQFGAISLTSGEGRLLVRYPFQVEDIGRDLSRAPIFSEYLRNASSGTADFVSTVDGVHRLYAFKRSDQYPIVTTVAVGQAEAMQAWLSQTKQSVAVVLLLLGLLVALGRRLISHISRRIRAENKLLATQTTLIELNQTLEILASEDTLTGLANRRHFDQFLAIELKRSKRLASPLSLILIDVDFFKRYNDHYGHLAGDECLRVICQAIKHCVRRPGDMTARYGGEEIAIVMPNTDGAGARTVAEAILSGIAAEGLAHLASPFGIVTVSLGVATYVADGNDPDDKSLIGRADRALYSAKSQGRNQLSVA, encoded by the coding sequence TTGAAACGTGATCTTCGACTTGCCACTTTCCTGATCTTCCTGGTGTGTGTATCGGTGGTGCTGCTGACGGCCTGGCAAATATGGACAGCCCGACAGAACACCTTGAGTGATATCAGAACCGACACATTGAATCTGACCCATGCACTCAACACTTACACCGAGGGCACCTTCAAGCAAAGTGAAGTGCTACTGCTGGGCCTGACTGAAAGGATCGAGAAAGACGGCAGTGGCCCGCAGCAGCTCGAACGGCTGAGCCTGTTGATTGAGCAAGAGATGGATGCACTCCCGCAATTGAATAGCGTGGTGCTGTATGACGCCCAAGGGGACTGGGTATTCTCGACCAGCAAGCCGTTTTTACCCAATAGCAACAACGCGGATCGTGCGTTCTTCCAGCATCACCGCGACACTCCGGATCGCGGCATATTTATCGGCCCGGCGATTCTCAGCCGGGCCACATGTGCCTGGGTGATTTCGGTCAGTCGACGCATCGATCATCCCGATGGAAGTTTTGCCGGGGTGATCGCCGCAACTATCAGTCTCGAGCACTTCCTCAAACTTTATCGAAGCATTCACGTGGGGCAATTCGGCGCGATCAGTCTGACCTCAGGCGAAGGGCGCCTGCTGGTGAGGTATCCCTTTCAGGTGGAAGACATCGGTCGTGATTTGTCTCGTGCGCCCATATTTTCCGAGTACTTGCGCAACGCCTCATCAGGCACCGCGGACTTTGTTTCGACAGTCGATGGTGTCCATCGCCTCTATGCGTTCAAGAGAAGCGACCAATACCCCATCGTGACGACGGTAGCGGTGGGCCAGGCCGAGGCGATGCAAGCATGGTTGAGCCAGACAAAACAATCTGTCGCGGTGGTGTTGCTGCTACTGGGACTCTTGGTTGCGTTGGGGCGCAGGTTGATTTCCCACATCAGTCGGCGTATCCGGGCAGAGAATAAATTACTCGCCACCCAGACCACGCTGATCGAGCTTAATCAGACACTGGAGATTCTCGCCAGTGAGGACACGCTCACCGGTCTCGCCAACCGCCGCCATTTCGATCAGTTTCTGGCTATCGAACTCAAACGCTCCAAGCGACTCGCAAGCCCTCTGTCACTGATCTTGATCGATGTGGATTTTTTCAAACGCTACAACGATCACTACGGGCATCTCGCGGGGGACGAATGTCTGCGCGTGATTTGTCAGGCGATCAAGCACTGTGTCCGTCGTCCAGGTGACATGACTGCTCGCTACGGCGGAGAAGAAATAGCCATTGTGATGCCCAATACGGACGGGGCTGGAGCTCGCACGGTGGCTGAGGCGATCCTGTCGGGTATCGCGGCCGAGGGATTGGCGCACCTGGCGAGTCCGTTCGGGATCGTGACCGTGAGCCTGGGGGTGGCGACTTATGTCGCCGACGGCAACGACCCTGATGACAAGTCACTGATCGGTCGTGCAGACCGCGCGCTTTACTCGGCAAAGTCGCAGGGTAGAAATCAGCTGAGCGTCGCGTGA
- a CDS encoding DUF2867 domain-containing protein, whose amino-acid sequence MPREFELITSVPVPSRSGISHFYKSMNLADAFAIRLPAGTSSNPDLLARFIFSHQPSWIGWLMKVRDTIVACFGLKTAKHLASLANRIGIFKVYSTNQTEIVLGEDDKHLDFRISILCSGEAEPEGSRQLVVSTVVQCHNRLGRAYIFVIAPFHRLVVKASLLRAARVGWPLATCP is encoded by the coding sequence ATGCCCAGAGAGTTCGAGCTCATTACCTCCGTGCCAGTCCCCTCGAGGTCCGGCATCTCCCACTTTTACAAGTCGATGAACCTAGCGGATGCTTTTGCGATTCGGCTCCCTGCGGGCACATCTAGCAATCCAGATTTGCTGGCTCGATTCATCTTTTCCCACCAGCCATCCTGGATCGGATGGCTCATGAAAGTCCGAGACACTATCGTTGCCTGTTTCGGTCTCAAGACAGCCAAACACTTGGCATCACTTGCTAATCGGATTGGAATCTTCAAGGTCTACAGCACGAACCAGACTGAAATCGTGTTGGGAGAGGACGACAAGCACCTCGACTTCCGGATATCGATCCTATGTTCTGGAGAGGCAGAGCCAGAAGGCAGTCGCCAACTCGTTGTTTCAACCGTGGTCCAGTGCCACAACCGTCTAGGTCGGGCCTACATCTTCGTTATTGCCCCATTTCACCGCTTGGTTGTTAAGGCCAGCCTCCTGCGTGCAGCGCGCGTCGGTTGGCCTCTGGCTACCTGCCCCTAG
- a CDS encoding ATPase: MKTLTRLAIVALLMGGVATAATACADDAQSCHFLPIAGASTGLQHSQTVGVLYSENTQDNLQYLERYHDVAVNGARDALDARIRDAFINSSDPELAIDWLMNSLQQQFLSVTVYDNLDALVRAHPDVVVMLDTHNRLLTQRNSQVEARFAARFYDANLRYIGKAEGAVEKQMPSVWVHSRAAAEIAAQIDQQRDLQLSALKQFDHSLKALVTAG, from the coding sequence ATGAAGACATTGACCCGACTGGCAATTGTCGCCCTGTTGATGGGCGGGGTTGCTACTGCTGCAACTGCCTGCGCAGACGACGCCCAATCGTGCCATTTTCTGCCCATCGCCGGCGCCAGCACCGGGTTGCAGCATTCGCAAACCGTGGGTGTGCTGTACAGCGAAAACACCCAGGACAACCTGCAATACCTTGAGCGTTACCACGATGTGGCGGTGAACGGCGCGCGCGATGCGCTGGATGCGCGGATTCGTGACGCGTTCATCAACAGCTCCGACCCGGAGCTGGCAATTGACTGGCTGATGAACTCGTTGCAGCAGCAGTTCCTGTCCGTCACGGTCTACGACAACCTCGATGCACTGGTGCGGGCCCATCCGGACGTGGTGGTGATGCTCGATACGCATAACCGCCTGCTGACCCAACGCAACAGTCAGGTCGAGGCCCGTTTCGCCGCGCGGTTCTACGACGCCAACCTGCGATACATCGGCAAGGCCGAAGGCGCCGTCGAGAAACAAATGCCTTCGGTCTGGGTACACAGCAGAGCTGCAGCCGAGATTGCCGCTCAGATTGACCAGCAACGCGACCTGCAACTAAGCGCCTTGAAGCAGTTCGATCACTCACTCAAGGCCCTGGTGACCGCTGGCTAG
- a CDS encoding tripartite tricarboxylate transporter TctB family protein: MAGRWKVMPAQLAIGVAVVAISAVLAFGASRFPPEMGFVIMAAYVYPYAVAAFLGVVGLLLCYQALTGGFRNLSDDHETTQAQPGGKAGATWVTAGLVGVALLISYIGFVLAAALLFACSARGFGSRSPVRDLAIGIALTLPIYWLFTAGLGVSLPPLINAWI, from the coding sequence ATGGCCGGGCGCTGGAAAGTCATGCCGGCCCAACTGGCAATTGGCGTCGCTGTAGTCGCCATCAGCGCGGTATTGGCGTTCGGCGCCTCGCGATTTCCTCCCGAGATGGGCTTCGTCATTATGGCAGCCTACGTCTATCCCTACGCCGTCGCGGCGTTTCTGGGCGTCGTCGGTCTGTTGCTGTGCTATCAGGCGCTCACCGGTGGTTTTCGCAACCTTTCCGACGACCACGAGACTACCCAGGCTCAACCCGGCGGCAAGGCCGGGGCGACCTGGGTCACAGCGGGGCTGGTGGGCGTCGCTTTGCTCATTTCCTACATCGGCTTCGTATTGGCCGCTGCACTGCTGTTTGCCTGTTCGGCACGCGGTTTTGGTAGTCGCAGCCCGGTGCGGGACCTGGCCATCGGTATCGCCCTGACGCTGCCGATTTACTGGCTTTTCACCGCCGGGCTAGGGGTTTCCCTTCCGCCCTTGATCAACGCCTGGATCTGA
- a CDS encoding DJ-1/PfpI family protein, which produces MKKIVLVAFDQFTDIDLFLMWDILGRNTEDWHVRILGSSSIVRSAHGLPVSVHGPLSEANSADAVLFVSGKEGVPAALAAPDFLPSFELDSRRQRIGSICAGAFILERLGLLSGQATTHPDARSGLQALGLEPMDQPLVCQGNVATAGGCLSALYLVGWLVESWFDVDKRRATLLPVLPAGQQELYDALIGLSIRQGEVGASTTSS; this is translated from the coding sequence TTGAAGAAAATCGTTCTGGTTGCTTTCGACCAATTCACTGATATCGACCTATTCCTGATGTGGGACATTTTAGGCCGCAACACTGAGGACTGGCACGTCCGAATATTGGGTTCTAGCTCTATCGTGCGATCGGCGCACGGCCTGCCTGTTTCGGTGCACGGTCCGCTTTCCGAGGCCAATAGTGCCGACGCGGTATTGTTCGTCAGCGGCAAGGAAGGGGTACCCGCTGCACTTGCCGCCCCAGATTTCCTGCCGTCGTTTGAACTTGACTCCAGACGCCAGCGAATCGGCTCCATATGCGCCGGAGCTTTCATTCTCGAACGGCTTGGGCTGCTCAGCGGCCAGGCAACTACACACCCGGATGCACGATCGGGCTTGCAAGCTCTGGGACTTGAGCCCATGGACCAGCCTCTTGTATGCCAGGGGAACGTTGCAACCGCTGGCGGATGCCTTTCGGCGCTCTATCTGGTGGGATGGTTGGTTGAATCCTGGTTCGATGTCGACAAGCGCCGTGCGACGTTGCTCCCTGTTCTGCCAGCTGGGCAGCAAGAGCTCTATGATGCCTTGATCGGGCTCAGTATCCGACAAGGAGAAGTTGGCGCCTCAACAACATCCAGTTAA